Proteins co-encoded in one Malus sylvestris chromosome 9, drMalSylv7.2, whole genome shotgun sequence genomic window:
- the LOC126582832 gene encoding DUF724 domain-containing protein 3-like isoform X1, translated as MAGTEVKEEEQLQLFSVGTEVEVKSDEEGFKGAWFRATIVTSPTNSASKKRKRALVEYKNLVTEDGSKQLKEYVDSENLRPTPPQLADGNFDVGDVVDADYRDGWWTGVVGEALDSNSKYRVVFTNPPDLIEFQKERLRLHQDWVNGEWVRPNKQDVLAASDTPQELEHVLPAPKDPNNLQVATQLENSSAAEENPESTNSGKNLTEQPSYPLSVKGKKMLARNGSATDSRPVKKLKDEKAAKPTVSATAHQLSKTPDNKELPQELPQLSTGVKGTRRTRKPVVRHQFFKTESVLGKNNVKTKQENDGEVNSQWIHPVASKGRRTKSHAGSRFTPDAGYICALPSQKREKGKEESASVSLAGQNVQKEGNIKEAEGPQTIRSTTKGKEGSLAEIPAQLPDQELQVKDQRKSANDPAKEKSMVMSAELGSDSILANLLRSLVTFPDMEFKQQPAGGSSHKRKRGRPRKLVVIRSRASEGVKGQNISGNVASKNVANDQTPEEAALRVLRGTDPTDAQDASKRKTAELPGRCMINEASLIASENADDDDRPLSMWFGGMQHSASVGESRPSPDMNVDQHSDRKGPIEVATESPAVAAVSGSGTEEKQVFPFVKSSPVWKTIETLEVFKKFPQNPHFRPLIECKEEYREGSAIGNMITFSSLADKISRLQFDDHRNVLGSILESLLDLEKYGFNVTVLRGRVNDLLSVKDRHGRFQVESKDAEHMIMEHSHEKTKLVEDAEHIAKKIIELQDKHASMKSEMEAKDHEIARLKMHMDSMNEGIQSARSDFEKLALAPVT; from the exons ATGGCGGGCACGGAGGTCAAAGAAGAAGAGCAGCTCCAATTGTTCAGCGTGGGCACAGAAGTAGAAGTGAAGAGCGACGAGGAAGGGTTCAAAGGCGCCTGGTTCAGAGCCACCATTGTCACAAGCCCCACAAATTCCGCctcaaagaagaggaagagggcgTTGGTCGAGTACAAGAACTTGGTCACGGAAGACGGGTCTAAGCAGCTCAAGGAGTACGTCGATTCGGAGAACCTGAGGCCGACGCCGCCGCAGCTCGCCGACGGGAATTTCGATGTGGGAGATGTTGTGGACGCGGATTACAGAGATGGGTGGTGGACTGGGGTCGTAGGGGAGGCTCTTGACAGCAATTCCAAGTACCGCGTCGTCTTCACGAACCCCCCGGATTTGATCGAATTTCAGAAAGAGCGTCTCAGATTGCATCAGGATTGGGTTAATGGCGAATGGGTTCGGCCTAACAAGCAG GATGTATTGGCTGCTTCAGATACTCCACAAGAATTAGAGCATGTGTTGCCTGCTCCAAAAGATCCTAACAATCTTCAAGTGGCTACTCAACTAGAAAATTCGAGTGCTGCAGAGGAGAATCCTGAATCAACTAATTCAGGGAAGAATTTAACAGAGCAACCAAGTTATCCACTAAGTGTCAAGGGCAAAAAGATGTTAGCCCGTAATGGTAGTGCTACAGACTCGCGTCCAGTTAAAAAGTTAAAGGACGAAAAAGCAGCTAAGCCCACAGTATCCGCTACAGCACATCAATTGAGCAAAACGCCCGACAATAAAGAATTGCCCCAGGAATTACCTCAACTGAGCACAGGAGTTAAGGGAACAAGACGCACAAGGAAACCTGTTGTACGCCATCAGTTTTTTAAAACAGAGAGCGTGCTTGGGAAAAATAATGTC AAGACTAAGCAAGAGAATGACGGTGAAGTGAATAGCCAGTGGATTCATCCTGTAGCAAGTAAAGGAAGGCGCACAAAATCTCATGCTGGAAGTCGATTCACCCCAGACGCAg GGTATATCTGTGCACTGCCTAgccaaaagagagaaaagg GTAAGGAAGAGTCCGCAAGTGTTTCTTTGGCTGGACAAAATGTTCAGAAGGAGGGTAATATTAAAGAAGCTGAAGGGCCTCAAACTATTAGGTCAACAACTAAGGGCAAGGAGGGTTCACTGGCTGAAATACCGGCTCAGCTACCTGATCAAGAGTTGCAAGTGAAAGATCAGAGGAAGAGTGCAAATGATCctgcaaaagaaaaaagcatG GTTATGTCAGCTGAACTTGGCAGTGATTCAATTTTGGCTAACCTGCTCCGTAGCCTGGTTACTTTTCCAGACATG GAGTTTAAGCAGCAACCAGCTGGAGGAAGCAGTCATAAAAGGAAGAGAGGCAGGCCTCGAAAGTTGGTGGTCATAAGATCGCGAGCTTCAGAAGGAG TGAAGGGGCAGAATATTTCAGGAAATGTCGCCAGCAAAAATGTTGCGAATGATCAGACGCCTGAGGAAGCTGCTTTGCGTGTGCTGAGAGGGACGGATCCTACAG ATGCACAAGATGCCTCTAAAAGAAAAACGGCTGAACTTCCTGGAAGGTGCATGATAAATGAAGCTTCATTGATAGCATCCGAGAATGCAGATGATGATGACAGACCTCTATCCATGTGGTTTGGAGGGATGCAGCATTCTGCGAGCGTGGGTGAATCAA gaCCATCCCCTGATATGAATGTCGACCAGCATAGTGATAGAAAAGGACCAATCGAGGTAGCAACGGAATCTCCCGCAGTTGCTGCAGTCAGTGGCAGTGGGACAGAGGAGAAGCAAGTGTTTCCATTTGTTAAGAGCTCCCCTGTGTGGAAGACTATTGAAACATTGGAAGTGTTCAAAAAGTTTCCCCAAAATCCTCATTTCCGGCCTTTGATTGAATGCAAAGAGGAGTACCGCGAGGGTTCAGCAATTGGAAACATGATAACCTTTTCCAGTCTGGCGGATAAAATATCCAGGCTGCAGTTCGACGACCATCGAAATGTTTTGGGTAGCATTTTGGAGAGTCTTCTTGACTTGGAGAAGTATGGGTTTAATGTTACAGTTCTACGTGGGCGGGTGAATGATCTGCTGTCTGTTAAAGACAGGCATGGACGGTTTCAGGTTGAGTCAAAAGACGCTGAACACATGATCATGGAGCATTCTCATGAGAAGACCAAACTTGTCGAAGATGCTGAGCATATTGCGAAGAAAATAATCGAGTTGCAGGATAAACATGCATCAATGAAGTCGGAAATGGAGGCCAAAGACCATGAGATTGCTAGATTGAAAATGCATATGGATTCCATGAATGAAGGCATTCAGAGCGCTCGGAGTGATTTTGAGAAGCTAGCTTTGGCTCCCGTGACATAG
- the LOC126582832 gene encoding DUF724 domain-containing protein 3-like isoform X4, which produces MAGTEVKEEEQLQLFSVGTEVEVKSDEEGFKGAWFRATIVTSPTNSASKKRKRALVEYKNLVTEDGSKQLKEYVDSENLRPTPPQLADGNFDVGDVVDADYRDGWWTGVVGEALDSNSKYRVVFTNPPDLIEFQKERLRLHQDWVNGEWVRPNKQDVLAASDTPQELEHVLPAPKDPNNLQVATQLENSSAAEENPESTNSGKNLTEQPSYPLSVKGKKMLARNGSATDSRPVKKLKDEKAAKPTVSATAHQLSKTPDNKELPQELPQLSTGVKGTRRTRKPVVRHQFFKTESVLGKNNVTKQENDGEVNSQWIHPVASKGRRTKSHAGSRFTPDAGKEESASVSLAGQNVQKEGNIKEAEGPQTIRSTTKGKEGSLAEIPAQLPDQELQVKDQRKSANDPAKEKSMVMSAELGSDSILANLLRSLVTFPDMEFKQQPAGGSSHKRKRGRPRKLVVIRSRASEGVKGQNISGNVASKNVANDQTPEEAALRVLRGTDPTDAQDASKRKTAELPGRCMINEASLIASENADDDDRPLSMWFGGMQHSASVGESRPSPDMNVDQHSDRKGPIEVATESPAVAAVSGSGTEEKQVFPFVKSSPVWKTIETLEVFKKFPQNPHFRPLIECKEEYREGSAIGNMITFSSLADKISRLQFDDHRNVLGSILESLLDLEKYGFNVTVLRGRVNDLLSVKDRHGRFQVESKDAEHMIMEHSHEKTKLVEDAEHIAKKIIELQDKHASMKSEMEAKDHEIARLKMHMDSMNEGIQSARSDFEKLALAPVT; this is translated from the exons ATGGCGGGCACGGAGGTCAAAGAAGAAGAGCAGCTCCAATTGTTCAGCGTGGGCACAGAAGTAGAAGTGAAGAGCGACGAGGAAGGGTTCAAAGGCGCCTGGTTCAGAGCCACCATTGTCACAAGCCCCACAAATTCCGCctcaaagaagaggaagagggcgTTGGTCGAGTACAAGAACTTGGTCACGGAAGACGGGTCTAAGCAGCTCAAGGAGTACGTCGATTCGGAGAACCTGAGGCCGACGCCGCCGCAGCTCGCCGACGGGAATTTCGATGTGGGAGATGTTGTGGACGCGGATTACAGAGATGGGTGGTGGACTGGGGTCGTAGGGGAGGCTCTTGACAGCAATTCCAAGTACCGCGTCGTCTTCACGAACCCCCCGGATTTGATCGAATTTCAGAAAGAGCGTCTCAGATTGCATCAGGATTGGGTTAATGGCGAATGGGTTCGGCCTAACAAGCAG GATGTATTGGCTGCTTCAGATACTCCACAAGAATTAGAGCATGTGTTGCCTGCTCCAAAAGATCCTAACAATCTTCAAGTGGCTACTCAACTAGAAAATTCGAGTGCTGCAGAGGAGAATCCTGAATCAACTAATTCAGGGAAGAATTTAACAGAGCAACCAAGTTATCCACTAAGTGTCAAGGGCAAAAAGATGTTAGCCCGTAATGGTAGTGCTACAGACTCGCGTCCAGTTAAAAAGTTAAAGGACGAAAAAGCAGCTAAGCCCACAGTATCCGCTACAGCACATCAATTGAGCAAAACGCCCGACAATAAAGAATTGCCCCAGGAATTACCTCAACTGAGCACAGGAGTTAAGGGAACAAGACGCACAAGGAAACCTGTTGTACGCCATCAGTTTTTTAAAACAGAGAGCGTGCTTGGGAAAAATAATGTC ACTAAGCAAGAGAATGACGGTGAAGTGAATAGCCAGTGGATTCATCCTGTAGCAAGTAAAGGAAGGCGCACAAAATCTCATGCTGGAAGTCGATTCACCCCAGACGCAg GTAAGGAAGAGTCCGCAAGTGTTTCTTTGGCTGGACAAAATGTTCAGAAGGAGGGTAATATTAAAGAAGCTGAAGGGCCTCAAACTATTAGGTCAACAACTAAGGGCAAGGAGGGTTCACTGGCTGAAATACCGGCTCAGCTACCTGATCAAGAGTTGCAAGTGAAAGATCAGAGGAAGAGTGCAAATGATCctgcaaaagaaaaaagcatG GTTATGTCAGCTGAACTTGGCAGTGATTCAATTTTGGCTAACCTGCTCCGTAGCCTGGTTACTTTTCCAGACATG GAGTTTAAGCAGCAACCAGCTGGAGGAAGCAGTCATAAAAGGAAGAGAGGCAGGCCTCGAAAGTTGGTGGTCATAAGATCGCGAGCTTCAGAAGGAG TGAAGGGGCAGAATATTTCAGGAAATGTCGCCAGCAAAAATGTTGCGAATGATCAGACGCCTGAGGAAGCTGCTTTGCGTGTGCTGAGAGGGACGGATCCTACAG ATGCACAAGATGCCTCTAAAAGAAAAACGGCTGAACTTCCTGGAAGGTGCATGATAAATGAAGCTTCATTGATAGCATCCGAGAATGCAGATGATGATGACAGACCTCTATCCATGTGGTTTGGAGGGATGCAGCATTCTGCGAGCGTGGGTGAATCAA gaCCATCCCCTGATATGAATGTCGACCAGCATAGTGATAGAAAAGGACCAATCGAGGTAGCAACGGAATCTCCCGCAGTTGCTGCAGTCAGTGGCAGTGGGACAGAGGAGAAGCAAGTGTTTCCATTTGTTAAGAGCTCCCCTGTGTGGAAGACTATTGAAACATTGGAAGTGTTCAAAAAGTTTCCCCAAAATCCTCATTTCCGGCCTTTGATTGAATGCAAAGAGGAGTACCGCGAGGGTTCAGCAATTGGAAACATGATAACCTTTTCCAGTCTGGCGGATAAAATATCCAGGCTGCAGTTCGACGACCATCGAAATGTTTTGGGTAGCATTTTGGAGAGTCTTCTTGACTTGGAGAAGTATGGGTTTAATGTTACAGTTCTACGTGGGCGGGTGAATGATCTGCTGTCTGTTAAAGACAGGCATGGACGGTTTCAGGTTGAGTCAAAAGACGCTGAACACATGATCATGGAGCATTCTCATGAGAAGACCAAACTTGTCGAAGATGCTGAGCATATTGCGAAGAAAATAATCGAGTTGCAGGATAAACATGCATCAATGAAGTCGGAAATGGAGGCCAAAGACCATGAGATTGCTAGATTGAAAATGCATATGGATTCCATGAATGAAGGCATTCAGAGCGCTCGGAGTGATTTTGAGAAGCTAGCTTTGGCTCCCGTGACATAG
- the LOC126582832 gene encoding DUF724 domain-containing protein 7-like isoform X3 — protein MAGTEVKEEEQLQLFSVGTEVEVKSDEEGFKGAWFRATIVTSPTNSASKKRKRALVEYKNLVTEDGSKQLKEYVDSENLRPTPPQLADGNFDVGDVVDADYRDGWWTGVVGEALDSNSKYRVVFTNPPDLIEFQKERLRLHQDWVNGEWVRPNKQDVLAASDTPQELEHVLPAPKDPNNLQVATQLENSSAAEENPESTNSGKNLTEQPSYPLSVKGKKMLARNGSATDSRPVKKLKDEKAAKPTVSATAHQLSKTPDNKELPQELPQLSTGVKGTRRTRKPVVRHQFFKTESVLGKNNVKTKQENDGEVNSQWIHPVASKGRRTKSHAGSRFTPDAGKEESASVSLAGQNVQKEGNIKEAEGPQTIRSTTKGKEGSLAEIPAQLPDQELQVKDQRKSANDPAKEKSMVMSAELGSDSILANLLRSLVTFPDMEFKQQPAGGSSHKRKRGRPRKLVVIRSRASEGVKGQNISGNVASKNVANDQTPEEAALRVLRGTDPTDAQDASKRKTAELPGRCMINEASLIASENADDDDRPLSMWFGGMQHSASVGESRPSPDMNVDQHSDRKGPIEVATESPAVAAVSGSGTEEKQVFPFVKSSPVWKTIETLEVFKKFPQNPHFRPLIECKEEYREGSAIGNMITFSSLADKISRLQFDDHRNVLGSILESLLDLEKYGFNVTVLRGRVNDLLSVKDRHGRFQVESKDAEHMIMEHSHEKTKLVEDAEHIAKKIIELQDKHASMKSEMEAKDHEIARLKMHMDSMNEGIQSARSDFEKLALAPVT, from the exons ATGGCGGGCACGGAGGTCAAAGAAGAAGAGCAGCTCCAATTGTTCAGCGTGGGCACAGAAGTAGAAGTGAAGAGCGACGAGGAAGGGTTCAAAGGCGCCTGGTTCAGAGCCACCATTGTCACAAGCCCCACAAATTCCGCctcaaagaagaggaagagggcgTTGGTCGAGTACAAGAACTTGGTCACGGAAGACGGGTCTAAGCAGCTCAAGGAGTACGTCGATTCGGAGAACCTGAGGCCGACGCCGCCGCAGCTCGCCGACGGGAATTTCGATGTGGGAGATGTTGTGGACGCGGATTACAGAGATGGGTGGTGGACTGGGGTCGTAGGGGAGGCTCTTGACAGCAATTCCAAGTACCGCGTCGTCTTCACGAACCCCCCGGATTTGATCGAATTTCAGAAAGAGCGTCTCAGATTGCATCAGGATTGGGTTAATGGCGAATGGGTTCGGCCTAACAAGCAG GATGTATTGGCTGCTTCAGATACTCCACAAGAATTAGAGCATGTGTTGCCTGCTCCAAAAGATCCTAACAATCTTCAAGTGGCTACTCAACTAGAAAATTCGAGTGCTGCAGAGGAGAATCCTGAATCAACTAATTCAGGGAAGAATTTAACAGAGCAACCAAGTTATCCACTAAGTGTCAAGGGCAAAAAGATGTTAGCCCGTAATGGTAGTGCTACAGACTCGCGTCCAGTTAAAAAGTTAAAGGACGAAAAAGCAGCTAAGCCCACAGTATCCGCTACAGCACATCAATTGAGCAAAACGCCCGACAATAAAGAATTGCCCCAGGAATTACCTCAACTGAGCACAGGAGTTAAGGGAACAAGACGCACAAGGAAACCTGTTGTACGCCATCAGTTTTTTAAAACAGAGAGCGTGCTTGGGAAAAATAATGTC AAGACTAAGCAAGAGAATGACGGTGAAGTGAATAGCCAGTGGATTCATCCTGTAGCAAGTAAAGGAAGGCGCACAAAATCTCATGCTGGAAGTCGATTCACCCCAGACGCAg GTAAGGAAGAGTCCGCAAGTGTTTCTTTGGCTGGACAAAATGTTCAGAAGGAGGGTAATATTAAAGAAGCTGAAGGGCCTCAAACTATTAGGTCAACAACTAAGGGCAAGGAGGGTTCACTGGCTGAAATACCGGCTCAGCTACCTGATCAAGAGTTGCAAGTGAAAGATCAGAGGAAGAGTGCAAATGATCctgcaaaagaaaaaagcatG GTTATGTCAGCTGAACTTGGCAGTGATTCAATTTTGGCTAACCTGCTCCGTAGCCTGGTTACTTTTCCAGACATG GAGTTTAAGCAGCAACCAGCTGGAGGAAGCAGTCATAAAAGGAAGAGAGGCAGGCCTCGAAAGTTGGTGGTCATAAGATCGCGAGCTTCAGAAGGAG TGAAGGGGCAGAATATTTCAGGAAATGTCGCCAGCAAAAATGTTGCGAATGATCAGACGCCTGAGGAAGCTGCTTTGCGTGTGCTGAGAGGGACGGATCCTACAG ATGCACAAGATGCCTCTAAAAGAAAAACGGCTGAACTTCCTGGAAGGTGCATGATAAATGAAGCTTCATTGATAGCATCCGAGAATGCAGATGATGATGACAGACCTCTATCCATGTGGTTTGGAGGGATGCAGCATTCTGCGAGCGTGGGTGAATCAA gaCCATCCCCTGATATGAATGTCGACCAGCATAGTGATAGAAAAGGACCAATCGAGGTAGCAACGGAATCTCCCGCAGTTGCTGCAGTCAGTGGCAGTGGGACAGAGGAGAAGCAAGTGTTTCCATTTGTTAAGAGCTCCCCTGTGTGGAAGACTATTGAAACATTGGAAGTGTTCAAAAAGTTTCCCCAAAATCCTCATTTCCGGCCTTTGATTGAATGCAAAGAGGAGTACCGCGAGGGTTCAGCAATTGGAAACATGATAACCTTTTCCAGTCTGGCGGATAAAATATCCAGGCTGCAGTTCGACGACCATCGAAATGTTTTGGGTAGCATTTTGGAGAGTCTTCTTGACTTGGAGAAGTATGGGTTTAATGTTACAGTTCTACGTGGGCGGGTGAATGATCTGCTGTCTGTTAAAGACAGGCATGGACGGTTTCAGGTTGAGTCAAAAGACGCTGAACACATGATCATGGAGCATTCTCATGAGAAGACCAAACTTGTCGAAGATGCTGAGCATATTGCGAAGAAAATAATCGAGTTGCAGGATAAACATGCATCAATGAAGTCGGAAATGGAGGCCAAAGACCATGAGATTGCTAGATTGAAAATGCATATGGATTCCATGAATGAAGGCATTCAGAGCGCTCGGAGTGATTTTGAGAAGCTAGCTTTGGCTCCCGTGACATAG
- the LOC126582832 gene encoding DUF724 domain-containing protein 3-like isoform X5: MAGTEVKEEEQLQLFSVGTEVEVKSDEEGFKGAWFRATIVTSPTNSASKKRKRALVEYKNLVTEDGSKQLKEYVDSENLRPTPPQLADGNFDVGDVVDADYRDGWWTGVVGEALDSNSKYRVVFTNPPDLIEFQKERLRLHQDWVNGEWVRPNKQDVLAASDTPQELEHVLPAPKDPNNLQVATQLENSSAAEENPESTNSGKNLTEQPSYPLSVKGKKMLARNGSATDSRPVKKLKDEKAAKPTVSATAHQLSKTPDNKELPQELPQLSTGVKGTRRTRKPVVRHQFFKTESVLGKNNVKTKQENDGEVNSQWIHPVASKGRRTKSHAGSRFTPDAGYICALPSQKREKGKEESASVSLAGQNVQKEGNIKEAEGPQTIRSTTKGKEGSLAEIPAQLPDQELQVKDQRKSANDPAKEKSMEFKQQPAGGSSHKRKRGRPRKLVVIRSRASEGVKGQNISGNVASKNVANDQTPEEAALRVLRGTDPTDAQDASKRKTAELPGRCMINEASLIASENADDDDRPLSMWFGGMQHSASVGESRPSPDMNVDQHSDRKGPIEVATESPAVAAVSGSGTEEKQVFPFVKSSPVWKTIETLEVFKKFPQNPHFRPLIECKEEYREGSAIGNMITFSSLADKISRLQFDDHRNVLGSILESLLDLEKYGFNVTVLRGRVNDLLSVKDRHGRFQVESKDAEHMIMEHSHEKTKLVEDAEHIAKKIIELQDKHASMKSEMEAKDHEIARLKMHMDSMNEGIQSARSDFEKLALAPVT, from the exons ATGGCGGGCACGGAGGTCAAAGAAGAAGAGCAGCTCCAATTGTTCAGCGTGGGCACAGAAGTAGAAGTGAAGAGCGACGAGGAAGGGTTCAAAGGCGCCTGGTTCAGAGCCACCATTGTCACAAGCCCCACAAATTCCGCctcaaagaagaggaagagggcgTTGGTCGAGTACAAGAACTTGGTCACGGAAGACGGGTCTAAGCAGCTCAAGGAGTACGTCGATTCGGAGAACCTGAGGCCGACGCCGCCGCAGCTCGCCGACGGGAATTTCGATGTGGGAGATGTTGTGGACGCGGATTACAGAGATGGGTGGTGGACTGGGGTCGTAGGGGAGGCTCTTGACAGCAATTCCAAGTACCGCGTCGTCTTCACGAACCCCCCGGATTTGATCGAATTTCAGAAAGAGCGTCTCAGATTGCATCAGGATTGGGTTAATGGCGAATGGGTTCGGCCTAACAAGCAG GATGTATTGGCTGCTTCAGATACTCCACAAGAATTAGAGCATGTGTTGCCTGCTCCAAAAGATCCTAACAATCTTCAAGTGGCTACTCAACTAGAAAATTCGAGTGCTGCAGAGGAGAATCCTGAATCAACTAATTCAGGGAAGAATTTAACAGAGCAACCAAGTTATCCACTAAGTGTCAAGGGCAAAAAGATGTTAGCCCGTAATGGTAGTGCTACAGACTCGCGTCCAGTTAAAAAGTTAAAGGACGAAAAAGCAGCTAAGCCCACAGTATCCGCTACAGCACATCAATTGAGCAAAACGCCCGACAATAAAGAATTGCCCCAGGAATTACCTCAACTGAGCACAGGAGTTAAGGGAACAAGACGCACAAGGAAACCTGTTGTACGCCATCAGTTTTTTAAAACAGAGAGCGTGCTTGGGAAAAATAATGTC AAGACTAAGCAAGAGAATGACGGTGAAGTGAATAGCCAGTGGATTCATCCTGTAGCAAGTAAAGGAAGGCGCACAAAATCTCATGCTGGAAGTCGATTCACCCCAGACGCAg GGTATATCTGTGCACTGCCTAgccaaaagagagaaaagg GTAAGGAAGAGTCCGCAAGTGTTTCTTTGGCTGGACAAAATGTTCAGAAGGAGGGTAATATTAAAGAAGCTGAAGGGCCTCAAACTATTAGGTCAACAACTAAGGGCAAGGAGGGTTCACTGGCTGAAATACCGGCTCAGCTACCTGATCAAGAGTTGCAAGTGAAAGATCAGAGGAAGAGTGCAAATGATCctgcaaaagaaaaaagcatG GAGTTTAAGCAGCAACCAGCTGGAGGAAGCAGTCATAAAAGGAAGAGAGGCAGGCCTCGAAAGTTGGTGGTCATAAGATCGCGAGCTTCAGAAGGAG TGAAGGGGCAGAATATTTCAGGAAATGTCGCCAGCAAAAATGTTGCGAATGATCAGACGCCTGAGGAAGCTGCTTTGCGTGTGCTGAGAGGGACGGATCCTACAG ATGCACAAGATGCCTCTAAAAGAAAAACGGCTGAACTTCCTGGAAGGTGCATGATAAATGAAGCTTCATTGATAGCATCCGAGAATGCAGATGATGATGACAGACCTCTATCCATGTGGTTTGGAGGGATGCAGCATTCTGCGAGCGTGGGTGAATCAA gaCCATCCCCTGATATGAATGTCGACCAGCATAGTGATAGAAAAGGACCAATCGAGGTAGCAACGGAATCTCCCGCAGTTGCTGCAGTCAGTGGCAGTGGGACAGAGGAGAAGCAAGTGTTTCCATTTGTTAAGAGCTCCCCTGTGTGGAAGACTATTGAAACATTGGAAGTGTTCAAAAAGTTTCCCCAAAATCCTCATTTCCGGCCTTTGATTGAATGCAAAGAGGAGTACCGCGAGGGTTCAGCAATTGGAAACATGATAACCTTTTCCAGTCTGGCGGATAAAATATCCAGGCTGCAGTTCGACGACCATCGAAATGTTTTGGGTAGCATTTTGGAGAGTCTTCTTGACTTGGAGAAGTATGGGTTTAATGTTACAGTTCTACGTGGGCGGGTGAATGATCTGCTGTCTGTTAAAGACAGGCATGGACGGTTTCAGGTTGAGTCAAAAGACGCTGAACACATGATCATGGAGCATTCTCATGAGAAGACCAAACTTGTCGAAGATGCTGAGCATATTGCGAAGAAAATAATCGAGTTGCAGGATAAACATGCATCAATGAAGTCGGAAATGGAGGCCAAAGACCATGAGATTGCTAGATTGAAAATGCATATGGATTCCATGAATGAAGGCATTCAGAGCGCTCGGAGTGATTTTGAGAAGCTAGCTTTGGCTCCCGTGACATAG